A stretch of Halococcus sediminicola DNA encodes these proteins:
- a CDS encoding class I adenylate-forming enzyme family protein — MGDLPAMAAHRYGDKTAFVAFGEEQSFADLDSEANRVANVLVEHGIEPDERVGLFVPNTLQFPSAYFGTIRAGAVPIPLNLRMDPETLVFVLDDAGVDAIVASPLLADEARGLADAAGLATTFLPGVSEDGIVNYSHAIGEASSEFDGPERDFDDVACQPYTSGTTGKPKGVLLSHRNLLSTIESYDTGGLNVDAEDSILLVLPLFHIYALNAIMGTFLYTGAKMVLQPQPEAAPMLDAIAEHSITQFAGVPAMYTMMFREYRQHPDEYDLSSLKNVTCAAAPLADSTRREIEETWNVPMTEGWGMTETAPAGTTEPSRGVRKAAGCIGPPVPNIECKIADPETRETLVGPEDLTPFVNPDIDFSNHERVTGEIAVRGPQVFEGYYRRPEETASVFDDEGWFYTGDVARVDSDGYFWMVDRIDDMLIVGGENVYPAEVEDALYAHPDVAEAAVVAAPHEVKGAAPVAFVVAEEGAGLTEESLRRFALEHVASYAHPRRVFFVEELPRSATQKVQRYKLEANVDERLDEPLRSTGEEL, encoded by the coding sequence ATGGGCGACCTCCCGGCGATGGCCGCCCATCGCTACGGCGACAAGACGGCGTTCGTCGCCTTCGGCGAGGAGCAGTCGTTCGCGGACCTCGACAGCGAGGCGAACCGGGTGGCGAACGTTCTCGTCGAGCACGGCATCGAACCGGACGAGCGCGTCGGATTGTTCGTGCCGAACACACTCCAGTTCCCGAGCGCGTACTTCGGCACCATCCGTGCGGGGGCGGTCCCGATTCCGCTCAACCTGCGGATGGACCCCGAAACGCTGGTGTTCGTCCTCGACGATGCGGGCGTCGATGCGATCGTCGCCTCGCCGCTGCTCGCCGATGAGGCGAGGGGACTGGCCGACGCCGCCGGGCTGGCAACGACTTTCCTGCCGGGCGTTTCCGAGGACGGAATCGTCAACTACTCGCACGCCATCGGCGAGGCGAGCAGCGAGTTCGACGGCCCGGAGCGGGATTTCGACGACGTGGCCTGCCAACCCTACACGTCGGGCACGACCGGCAAGCCCAAAGGTGTCCTCCTCTCGCATCGAAACCTCCTTTCGACCATCGAATCGTACGACACCGGTGGACTGAACGTCGATGCGGAGGACTCGATTTTGCTCGTCCTCCCCCTGTTCCATATCTACGCGCTGAACGCCATCATGGGAACCTTCCTCTACACGGGCGCGAAAATGGTGCTCCAGCCACAGCCGGAGGCCGCACCGATGCTCGATGCCATCGCCGAGCATTCCATCACGCAGTTCGCGGGTGTCCCGGCGATGTACACGATGATGTTCCGGGAATACCGCCAGCATCCGGACGAATACGACCTCTCGTCGCTCAAAAACGTGACCTGTGCGGCCGCGCCGCTCGCGGATTCGACGCGCCGCGAGATCGAGGAAACGTGGAACGTCCCGATGACCGAGGGCTGGGGAATGACCGAGACCGCACCCGCGGGCACGACCGAACCCTCCCGCGGGGTGCGCAAGGCGGCAGGTTGTATCGGCCCGCCGGTCCCGAACATCGAGTGTAAAATCGCCGACCCCGAAACCCGCGAGACGCTCGTCGGCCCCGAGGATCTGACCCCGTTCGTGAACCCGGACATCGACTTTTCGAACCACGAGCGCGTCACCGGCGAGATCGCGGTTCGCGGCCCGCAGGTGTTTGAGGGGTACTACCGGCGACCCGAAGAAACCGCATCGGTCTTCGATGACGAGGGCTGGTTCTACACCGGCGACGTTGCACGCGTCGATAGTGATGGCTACTTCTGGATGGTCGACCGCATCGACGACATGCTCATCGTCGGCGGCGAGAACGTCTATCCCGCCGAGGTCGAGGACGCCCTCTACGCCCATCCCGACGTGGCCGAGGCCGCCGTGGTGGCCGCCCCCCACGAGGTGAAGGGAGCCGCACCGGTCGCGTTCGTCGTCGCCGAAGAGGGGGCCGGCCTTACTGAGGAATCCCTCCGCCGGTTCGCGCTGGAGCACGTAGCGAGCTACGCTCACCCGCGCCGGGTGTTCTTCGTCGAGGAACTCCCCCGGAGCGCGACCCAGAAGGTCCAGCGATACAAACTCGAAGCCAACGTGGACGAACGGCTCGACGAACCCCTGCGCTCGACCGGCGAGGAACTCTGA
- a CDS encoding CBS domain-containing protein has product MDDVFVGQLMSSELHTVTPETLVADAAELMLDNDIGSVVVVEDGALRGILTRTDFVDIVAKSRPKAETPVSDYMSTDIVTAAAQDPIRAVADAMTEHGFHHVPVVSDEDGVIGMITSSDLAAYLSHVQTPSPA; this is encoded by the coding sequence ATGGACGACGTGTTCGTCGGACAGTTGATGTCGTCGGAGCTGCACACGGTCACCCCGGAGACGCTCGTCGCCGACGCGGCCGAACTGATGCTCGACAACGACATCGGATCGGTCGTGGTCGTCGAAGACGGTGCGCTGCGGGGCATCCTCACCAGAACGGATTTCGTCGATATCGTCGCCAAAAGCCGTCCGAAAGCCGAGACACCGGTCTCGGACTACATGAGCACCGACATCGTCACGGCGGCCGCACAGGACCCCATCCGTGCGGTCGCCGACGCGATGACTGAACACGGCTTCCACCACGTGCCGGTCGTCAGCGACGAGGACGGCGTTATCGGCATGATAACCTCCTCGGACCTCGCGGCCTATCTCTCGCACGTCCAGACGCCGAGTCCGGCCTGA
- a CDS encoding VOC family protein — MDLLHTCLNVTDIERAVTFYTEELGFTESWSFETPDGETENRYVAAENGVELQLSKTDGQTEVEGGTAWDHLAVGVDSVDRAFEDVDHYGVVQEPADQPAAGARTAFVEDPDGHVVEFVEPLDD, encoded by the coding sequence ATGGACCTGCTCCACACCTGTCTCAACGTCACGGACATCGAGCGCGCGGTCACCTTCTACACCGAGGAACTCGGCTTCACCGAGTCGTGGTCGTTCGAGACGCCCGACGGCGAGACCGAAAACCGGTACGTCGCCGCCGAGAACGGCGTCGAACTCCAACTGTCGAAGACCGATGGGCAGACCGAAGTCGAGGGCGGCACCGCGTGGGACCACCTCGCCGTGGGCGTCGACAGCGTCGACCGCGCGTTCGAGGATGTCGACCACTACGGCGTCGTCCAGGAACCGGCCGACCAACCCGCCGCCGGGGCACGAACGGCGTTCGTCGAGGACCCCGACGGCCACGTCGTCGAGTTCGTCGAACCGCTCGACGACTGA
- a CDS encoding MBL fold metallo-hydrolase, producing the protein MAQRERAVPVHRIEFDVDWPPGHAASYLIDCERPTLVDAGMPGADCETRLREALADIDYEPADIENLVLTHPHVDHIGQTNTVLAAADPTVYAPVGVRERFARDANDLAAVVRENATRAGLAGDERERAIDMAVESLERNRDLLPPAAVDVWIEGGETYEVGGTPVEALHTPGHQADHCCFSVALGDERALVAGDMAIEPFRPVTLHTGLDRGVEEAIGMFYGALDRLASLDPDRVYPGHGPVHTDFEHTIERDRRSLDRLLDRTVEALDEPRTAADIADQRTGANDTTYILPETVAALAHLESVDRIEAELDDGVVRYHTR; encoded by the coding sequence ATGGCCCAGCGCGAGCGGGCAGTGCCCGTCCACCGCATCGAGTTCGACGTCGACTGGCCGCCCGGCCACGCCGCGAGCTATCTCATCGACTGCGAGCGGCCGACGCTCGTCGACGCCGGCATGCCCGGTGCCGACTGTGAGACCCGACTCCGCGAGGCGCTCGCCGACATCGACTACGAGCCCGCGGACATCGAGAACCTCGTTCTCACGCATCCGCACGTCGACCACATCGGACAGACCAACACCGTGCTCGCGGCGGCCGACCCCACCGTCTACGCACCGGTCGGCGTCCGCGAGCGCTTCGCACGCGACGCCAACGACCTCGCCGCCGTGGTCCGCGAGAACGCGACGCGCGCGGGTCTCGCGGGCGACGAGCGCGAGCGAGCAATCGACATGGCCGTCGAGTCGCTCGAACGGAATCGTGACCTGCTCCCGCCGGCGGCGGTCGACGTCTGGATCGAGGGCGGGGAAACCTACGAGGTCGGCGGCACACCGGTCGAGGCACTGCACACGCCCGGCCATCAGGCAGACCACTGCTGTTTTTCGGTCGCGCTCGGCGACGAACGCGCGCTCGTCGCTGGCGACATGGCTATCGAACCGTTCCGTCCCGTCACACTCCATACCGGTCTCGACCGGGGTGTGGAGGAAGCCATCGGGATGTTCTACGGCGCGCTCGACCGACTCGCCTCGCTCGACCCCGACCGCGTCTATCCCGGTCATGGACCGGTGCACACCGATTTCGAGCATACCATCGAGCGCGACCGCCGGAGCCTCGACCGACTGCTCGACCGAACGGTCGAAGCGCTCGACGAACCGCGGACGGCCGCCGACATCGCCGACCAGCGAACGGGCGCAAACGACACCACCTACATCCTGCCCGAGACGGTCGCCGCGCTCGCCCACCTCGAATCCGTCGACAGAATCGAGGCGGAACTTGACGATGGCGTCGTTCGCTACCACACTCGATAG
- a CDS encoding enoyl-CoA hydratase/isomerase family protein, translating to MTDRTAESNADLNVRESDDGLVIRATIDRHDERNALNESVIEGLLDVLAAADEGPARVVVIRGVGGTFCSGGDLKSMAANFGEGPQAYREGFSGLSTLMERLVATRALTVAAVEGYCLAGGMGLAAACDMLLASEEATFGTPEVDIGLFPAQALVPIMRTVTEKRGLKLLFTGEHIDATSAHEMGLTTDVVPEGEFETELDSLVADLASSSPVMIEMGKRAYYTQRDMGFGEALSYMREIIALIAMSEDTEEGINAFLMDEEPDWSGR from the coding sequence ATGACCGACCGAACAGCTGAGAGCAACGCGGACCTCAACGTGCGCGAAAGCGACGACGGACTGGTGATACGCGCGACCATCGACCGACACGACGAGCGCAACGCGCTGAACGAGAGCGTCATCGAAGGGCTGCTGGACGTGCTTGCGGCCGCCGACGAGGGCCCGGCGCGGGTGGTCGTCATCCGCGGTGTGGGCGGAACCTTCTGCTCGGGAGGGGATCTCAAGAGCATGGCCGCGAACTTCGGCGAGGGACCACAGGCCTATCGTGAGGGGTTCTCGGGGCTTTCGACCCTGATGGAGCGGTTGGTCGCAACGCGCGCGCTGACGGTGGCGGCCGTTGAGGGCTACTGTCTGGCCGGTGGGATGGGTCTCGCGGCCGCGTGTGACATGCTTCTCGCAAGCGAGGAAGCGACCTTCGGCACGCCCGAAGTGGATATCGGCCTGTTCCCCGCACAGGCCTTGGTACCGATCATGCGCACCGTCACCGAAAAGCGCGGCCTGAAACTCCTCTTCACCGGCGAGCACATCGACGCCACGAGCGCCCACGAGATGGGCCTGACGACCGATGTGGTCCCCGAGGGTGAGTTCGAGACCGAACTCGATAGCCTCGTCGCGGACCTCGCCTCGTCCTCGCCGGTGATGATAGAGATGGGCAAGCGGGCCTACTACACCCAGCGCGACATGGGCTTCGGCGAGGCCTTGTCCTATATGCGCGAGATCATCGCGCTTATCGCCATGAGCGAGGACACCGAGGAAGGCATCAACGCCTTCCTGATGGACGAAGAACCCGACTGGAGCGGTCGATAA
- a CDS encoding class I adenylate-forming enzyme family protein: MNLYEYFGHWVDTTPDNPAIHRSEHEDLTYRDLDRQARGVAAWLGEHTDRGDRVAVYMLDNPTYVAVALGTWRAGRVLTPINYRFGLDEVVYVLDDVRPSVLVADDTFVNNAEDVAERVAAVEHVVHGHSEGEFDGDAFADPEDAPEAVTRLDGETAIVMHTSGTTGEPKGVVQTHRNIGAQVDAGIVLFDLTSEDTALAAVPLFHVGGLHGSTLMSLFVGGSLGIQSAWDADGWARMVEETGATFAGLVSAMLVDVLNTDSTREYDTDSLRVCFYGGSPTPEPVLERFEETFGLDALLDYYGQTENAGVSVTYDIADERRPGSMGRPIPGVEARVVDIESGDSLPPNESGELCLRGDTITPRYWEQPERTAEAFTDDWLHTGDVVVRDEEGYLYYRDRLDDMILSGGEKVAPSTVENVVSGMDGVEEVAVFGTPHERLGETVTAAIVGDCTVEGVEAFCESREGLAGYERPRRVSVVESFPRTGSQKIDKVALAERVSEEFDAD, from the coding sequence ATGAATCTCTACGAGTATTTCGGCCACTGGGTCGACACGACACCCGATAATCCGGCGATACACCGCTCCGAACACGAAGACCTCACCTACCGCGACCTCGACCGGCAGGCCCGAGGGGTTGCGGCGTGGCTCGGAGAACACACCGACAGGGGTGACCGCGTCGCGGTCTACATGCTGGACAACCCGACCTACGTCGCCGTCGCACTCGGGACGTGGCGCGCGGGCCGGGTGCTCACGCCGATCAACTACCGTTTCGGTCTCGACGAGGTCGTGTACGTCCTCGACGACGTCCGGCCCAGCGTGCTCGTGGCCGACGACACCTTTGTCAACAACGCCGAAGACGTCGCCGAGCGGGTCGCGGCGGTCGAGCACGTCGTCCACGGTCACTCAGAGGGGGAGTTCGATGGCGACGCCTTCGCCGACCCCGAGGACGCGCCCGAAGCGGTCACCCGACTTGACGGCGAGACCGCCATCGTGATGCACACTTCGGGGACGACCGGCGAGCCGAAAGGCGTCGTCCAGACTCACAGGAATATCGGCGCGCAGGTCGATGCGGGCATCGTCCTGTTCGATCTCACCAGCGAGGACACCGCGCTCGCCGCCGTCCCCCTCTTTCACGTCGGTGGGCTACACGGCTCGACGCTGATGTCGCTGTTCGTGGGCGGCTCGCTGGGGATTCAGTCGGCCTGGGACGCGGATGGCTGGGCGCGCATGGTCGAGGAGACGGGTGCGACCTTCGCGGGTCTTGTGAGTGCGATGCTCGTCGACGTGCTCAACACCGATTCCACGCGCGAGTACGACACCGACTCGCTCCGGGTCTGCTTCTATGGTGGGAGTCCGACGCCCGAACCAGTCCTCGAACGGTTCGAGGAGACGTTTGGACTCGATGCACTCCTCGATTACTACGGCCAGACCGAGAACGCGGGCGTGAGCGTCACTTACGACATCGCCGACGAGCGCCGACCCGGTTCGATGGGCCGCCCCATCCCCGGCGTCGAGGCGCGGGTGGTCGACATCGAATCCGGTGATTCCCTCCCGCCGAACGAATCCGGCGAGTTGTGCCTCCGTGGCGACACCATCACTCCCCGGTACTGGGAACAACCCGAACGCACCGCAGAGGCGTTCACCGACGATTGGCTCCACACCGGCGATGTCGTGGTGCGGGACGAGGAGGGCTATCTCTACTACCGCGACCGCCTCGACGACATGATCCTCTCGGGTGGCGAGAAGGTCGCGCCAAGCACAGTCGAGAACGTCGTCTCGGGGATGGACGGCGTCGAGGAAGTCGCGGTCTTCGGCACGCCACACGAGCGACTCGGCGAGACCGTCACGGCCGCCATCGTCGGCGACTGCACGGTCGAGGGAGTCGAGGCGTTCTGTGAATCGCGTGAGGGCCTCGCGGGCTACGAGCGCCCGCGCCGGGTCAGCGTCGTCGAGTCGTTCCCGCGGACGGGTAGCCAGAAAATCGACAAGGTGGCGCTCGCAGAGCGGGTGAGCGAGGAATTCGACGCCGACTGA
- a CDS encoding SDR family oxidoreductase, with amino-acid sequence MAGLGETPPVETLFAEDLFASEVALVTGGGTGIGRAIALAFADCGADVAIASREMSHLEPVAEEIEARGARACATTVDIREYEAVEAMVEEVVTDLGGIDILVNNAGANFLAPTESLTPNGWRAVVGTILDGTAYCTFAAGEQMMETGGGAILSMGATNSVRGAPYHAHSGAGKAGVHSLMQTVASEWSEHDIRANTVAPGIVETEGVTEAAGGELPETFLDDVPAGRFGTPADCVPTVLFLASPAAAYVTGGYFTVDGGQLLAPTPF; translated from the coding sequence ATGGCGGGTCTCGGCGAGACGCCCCCAGTAGAGACACTGTTCGCCGAGGACCTCTTCGCGAGCGAGGTGGCGCTCGTGACCGGCGGTGGCACAGGGATCGGCAGGGCAATCGCGCTCGCGTTCGCCGACTGTGGCGCTGATGTCGCCATCGCCAGCCGCGAGATGAGTCACTTGGAGCCGGTGGCCGAGGAAATCGAAGCGCGGGGCGCGCGGGCGTGTGCGACCACCGTCGACATCCGTGAGTACGAGGCGGTCGAGGCGATGGTCGAGGAAGTGGTCACGGACCTCGGCGGTATCGACATCCTCGTGAACAACGCGGGCGCGAACTTCCTCGCGCCCACCGAATCGCTCACGCCGAACGGCTGGCGCGCGGTCGTGGGCACCATCCTCGACGGGACGGCCTACTGCACCTTCGCCGCGGGCGAGCAGATGATGGAAACCGGCGGCGGTGCAATCCTCTCGATGGGCGCGACCAACTCCGTCAGGGGCGCACCGTATCACGCCCACTCGGGTGCAGGAAAGGCCGGCGTCCACAGCCTGATGCAGACCGTGGCGAGCGAGTGGAGCGAGCACGACATCCGGGCGAACACGGTCGCACCGGGCATCGTCGAAACAGAAGGCGTGACCGAGGCTGCCGGCGGCGAACTGCCCGAGACGTTTCTCGACGACGTCCCTGCAGGACGCTTCGGGACGCCCGCCGACTGCGTGCCCACAGTATTGTTTCTCGCCAGCCCCGCGGCCGCCTACGTTACTGGTGGGTATTTCACCGTCGATGGCGGCCAGTTGCTCGCGCCGACGCCGTTCTGA
- a CDS encoding acyl-CoA carboxylase subunit beta — translation MEIDVGEDIDDETARAIATAVAEHLGRSVEVVTDGERIADAGEGDWNDAGTVMTDREEQLRGEIEDILSGGPERGHEKIETLGKAFVRDRLDMVFDTIEYEDGTFARHNDDDDLAADGLLTGIGKIDGRRVAFTANDYTVKAGSLGTEGVEKVIRIEERAMDLEIPMLRLIDSTGARLDAAEREPGDTHMGRYHGGKMFYNQCRLSGQVPQIGVLYGPDIAGSAYTPVFCDYLIMVDGISGMAIASPRIVEAMTGEQVDMQALGGPDVHATESGSADLVVEDERAAAQKARELLSYLPQNYAEKPPESASKPPMKNPKSLDSVIPEAPNRGYDVHETIDRLVDRESFFELMPRFAPELVTGLARIDGQPMGIVANQPKHISGAIFPDSADKGAGFVWTCDAYNIPLIYLCDTPGFMIGSQVEREGVLRKGRKFIYATANAQVPKFCVITRKAYGAGIYAMCGPAFGADATLALPSAEISVMGPDAAVHALFGEQIAGMDGEAREQFVESAKEQFEEYVDIEAQASNMEVDELVPAGDLREQLEARLAAFATKRRSERPRHHGTVLF, via the coding sequence ATGGAGATCGACGTCGGTGAGGATATCGACGACGAGACCGCCCGCGCGATCGCCACCGCCGTCGCGGAGCATCTCGGGCGGTCGGTCGAAGTCGTTACGGACGGCGAGCGGATCGCCGACGCCGGCGAGGGCGACTGGAACGATGCCGGGACGGTGATGACCGACCGCGAGGAACAACTCCGTGGAGAGATCGAAGACATCCTCTCGGGCGGTCCCGAGCGCGGTCACGAGAAAATCGAGACACTGGGCAAGGCGTTCGTCCGCGACCGCCTCGACATGGTCTTCGATACCATCGAGTACGAGGACGGTACCTTCGCCCGGCACAACGACGATGACGACCTCGCGGCTGACGGTCTGTTGACCGGAATCGGGAAAATCGACGGTCGGCGAGTGGCCTTCACCGCGAACGACTATACCGTGAAAGCCGGCTCGCTCGGCACCGAGGGAGTCGAGAAGGTCATCCGCATCGAGGAGCGGGCGATGGATCTCGAAATCCCGATGCTCAGGCTCATCGACTCGACGGGCGCGCGCCTCGACGCCGCCGAGCGCGAACCGGGCGACACCCACATGGGTCGCTACCACGGCGGGAAAATGTTCTACAACCAGTGTCGGCTCTCGGGTCAAGTCCCCCAGATCGGCGTGCTCTACGGGCCCGACATCGCCGGATCGGCCTATACGCCCGTGTTCTGTGATTACCTCATCATGGTCGACGGTATCTCGGGGATGGCCATCGCCTCGCCGCGCATCGTCGAAGCGATGACCGGCGAGCAGGTGGACATGCAGGCCCTCGGCGGTCCCGACGTGCACGCCACCGAGAGCGGGAGCGCCGACCTCGTGGTCGAAGACGAGCGAGCCGCCGCCCAGAAGGCCCGCGAACTCCTCTCGTATCTCCCGCAGAACTACGCCGAAAAACCGCCCGAAAGCGCGTCGAAACCACCCATGAAGAATCCGAAAAGTCTCGACAGCGTGATTCCCGAGGCTCCCAACAGAGGCTACGACGTCCACGAGACCATCGACCGGCTCGTCGACCGCGAATCGTTTTTCGAACTCATGCCCCGCTTTGCGCCCGAACTCGTGACGGGGTTAGCGCGCATCGACGGCCAACCGATGGGAATCGTGGCGAACCAACCAAAGCACATCAGCGGGGCCATATTCCCCGATTCGGCCGACAAGGGCGCGGGCTTCGTATGGACCTGTGACGCCTACAACATACCCCTGATTTATCTCTGCGATACGCCCGGCTTCATGATCGGCTCGCAGGTCGAGCGCGAGGGCGTGCTCCGCAAAGGGCGGAAGTTCATCTACGCGACCGCCAATGCGCAGGTTCCGAAGTTCTGCGTCATCACGAGGAAGGCTTACGGGGCCGGTATCTACGCGATGTGCGGGCCCGCCTTCGGAGCCGACGCGACGCTCGCGCTCCCGAGTGCCGAGATCTCCGTGATGGGTCCCGACGCGGCAGTCCACGCCCTCTTCGGCGAGCAGATAGCGGGGATGGATGGCGAGGCACGCGAGCAGTTCGTCGAGAGCGCGAAAGAGCAGTTCGAGGAGTACGTCGACATCGAGGCCCAAGCCTCGAACATGGAGGTCGACGAACTCGTTCCCGCCGGCGACCTCCGCGAGCAACTCGAAGCGCGCCTCGCGGCGTTCGCCACGAAACGCCGAAGCGAACGCCCGCGCCACCACGGCACCGTGCTATTTTAG
- a CDS encoding acyl-CoA dehydrogenase family protein: MAAFETEMHGMIREATREIAAKYDAEYWRECVNEKEFPEEYWQDLADNGWLGVAIPEAYGGEGMGMLEMAIVIEELSRGGGQGGIIFVLTPVFGGIGIERHGTEEQKEQYLPKIANGEMRFCMGLTEPRAGTNTLNIDTHAERDGDEFVLEGQKTFISGVENADEMLLIARTAEFDRSNPTHGVSMFLVPDPAEQAGISLTPIETTVPWFEIQYQVDIDGLRVHEDRILGAEDGGLYLLFDTLNTERIGGAASALGGGLRAIDLAVDYAKDRDVFGQPIGAHQAIQHPLAEHYAKLTAAQQLTYDAAAKWDDGDDCGMEANAAKLLTSEFATEAASQAIQTHGGNGFTPEYEVYDLWQNARLTQTAPVSNEMAKNFIAEHHLGLPRSY; this comes from the coding sequence ATGGCCGCCTTCGAGACGGAGATGCACGGGATGATTCGGGAGGCGACACGGGAGATCGCCGCCAAGTACGACGCCGAATACTGGCGCGAGTGCGTCAACGAAAAGGAGTTCCCCGAGGAATACTGGCAGGACCTCGCGGACAACGGCTGGCTCGGCGTCGCCATCCCGGAGGCCTATGGTGGCGAGGGAATGGGCATGCTCGAAATGGCCATCGTCATCGAGGAACTCTCGCGGGGCGGCGGTCAGGGGGGAATCATCTTCGTCCTCACACCCGTCTTCGGTGGCATCGGCATCGAACGCCACGGGACCGAAGAACAGAAAGAACAGTATCTTCCGAAGATAGCCAACGGCGAGATGCGCTTCTGTATGGGTCTGACCGAGCCGCGGGCGGGCACGAATACACTCAACATCGACACGCACGCCGAGCGGGACGGGGACGAGTTCGTGCTCGAAGGCCAGAAGACGTTCATCAGCGGCGTCGAGAACGCTGACGAGATGCTCCTGATCGCGCGCACCGCGGAGTTCGACCGCTCGAATCCCACCCATGGGGTCTCGATGTTCCTCGTGCCCGACCCGGCCGAACAGGCCGGCATCTCGCTCACCCCCATCGAAACCACGGTCCCGTGGTTCGAGATCCAGTATCAGGTCGACATCGACGGGCTGCGCGTCCACGAGGACCGGATTCTTGGGGCCGAGGACGGCGGCCTCTATCTCCTGTTCGACACCCTCAACACCGAGCGCATCGGCGGCGCGGCGAGCGCCCTCGGAGGGGGGTTGCGCGCCATCGATCTCGCGGTCGACTACGCGAAGGACCGGGACGTGTTCGGCCAGCCAATCGGTGCCCATCAGGCGATTCAGCATCCATTGGCCGAACACTACGCCAAACTCACCGCGGCCCAGCAGCTCACCTACGACGCCGCCGCGAAGTGGGACGATGGAGACGACTGCGGCATGGAGGCCAACGCCGCCAAACTCCTCACGAGCGAGTTCGCAACCGAGGCGGCCTCACAGGCCATTCAAACCCATGGTGGCAACGGGTTCACACCCGAGTACGAGGTGTACGACCTCTGGCAGAACGCCCGCCTTACCCAGACCGCGCCCGTCTCGAACGAGATGGCCAAGAACTTCATCGCCGAACACCACCTCGGACTGCCCCGCTCGTACTGA
- a CDS encoding GIY-YIG nuclease family protein, translating into MPGGTYTLLVELPERAVIAVGALGEHTFERGWYAYTGSALGTGGFARVERHRAVATGENDTRHWHIDYLLGQPETTVVAVARTADADVECAVAGALSGQPVVGFGASDCGCESHLAYSDDRERLWRAMRGAHRAFAP; encoded by the coding sequence ATGCCCGGCGGAACGTACACCTTGCTCGTCGAGTTGCCCGAGCGCGCGGTCATCGCCGTGGGTGCGCTCGGCGAACACACCTTCGAGCGGGGCTGGTACGCCTACACCGGCAGTGCGCTCGGCACGGGCGGGTTCGCGCGGGTCGAGCGCCACCGCGCGGTCGCCACCGGTGAGAACGACACCCGCCACTGGCACATCGACTATCTCCTCGGCCAGCCCGAGACGACCGTCGTGGCGGTCGCACGGACGGCCGACGCGGACGTCGAATGTGCGGTTGCCGGTGCGCTCTCTGGCCAGCCGGTCGTGGGGTTCGGTGCGTCGGACTGTGGCTGCGAGTCACATCTGGCGTACAGCGACGACCGCGAGCGGCTGTGGCGGGCGATGCGGGGCGCACACCGGGCGTTCGCACCCTAA
- a CDS encoding BKACE family enzyme has product MTIRDQESIKGNDPNTTVISAALTGALTTRDQCEAIPYTPKEIAEDAAAAREAGAAIAHIHARTDDGSPTYDTEIYQEIHDEIRDRTDIVVNFSTGALHAPPEERIDYVKEVQPDIAALNMGSMNYAKYSDSREEFVFDMVFENSFDEIRQFVTAMEDSGVRPELECFDTGHIANTRPLLKQGELGHPLQFSLIMGVLGGVPATVENLAHQVRQLPASANWQVIGISRDQWPLVAAALSMGGNVRVGLEDNFYLPNEEMATNPELVGKAAELSRTVGREPATPDEARAIMELD; this is encoded by the coding sequence ATGACGATACGAGACCAAGAGTCGATAAAGGGCAACGACCCCAATACAACCGTGATTTCGGCGGCGCTCACGGGCGCGCTCACCACCCGCGACCAGTGTGAGGCGATTCCCTATACACCGAAAGAGATCGCCGAGGACGCCGCCGCGGCGCGCGAGGCGGGGGCGGCCATCGCCCACATCCACGCCCGCACCGACGACGGCAGCCCGACCTACGACACGGAAATCTATCAAGAAATCCACGACGAAATCCGCGACCGTACCGATATCGTCGTCAATTTCTCTACCGGCGCGCTCCACGCGCCACCCGAGGAGCGCATCGACTATGTGAAAGAGGTCCAGCCCGACATCGCGGCGCTCAACATGGGGTCGATGAACTACGCGAAGTATTCTGACAGCCGCGAGGAGTTCGTCTTCGACATGGTCTTCGAGAACTCCTTCGACGAGATCCGCCAGTTCGTCACCGCGATGGAGGACTCAGGGGTTCGGCCCGAACTCGAATGCTTCGACACCGGCCACATCGCCAACACGCGACCGCTGTTGAAACAGGGCGAACTCGGTCATCCCTTGCAGTTCAGCCTCATCATGGGCGTTCTCGGCGGGGTTCCGGCCACCGTCGAGAACTTGGCCCATCAGGTGCGCCAGTTGCCCGCGAGCGCGAACTGGCAGGTCATCGGGATCAGTAGAGACCAGTGGCCGCTCGTCGCCGCCGCACTCTCGATGGGCGGCAACGTCCGCGTGGGACTCGAAGACAACTTCTATCTTCCGAACGAGGAGATGGCGACGAATCCCGAACTCGTCGGCAAAGCCGCCGAACTCTCTCGTACTGTGGGCCGCGAGCCGGCGACACCGGACGAGGCGCGCGCCATCATGGAGTTGGACTGA